One Nocardia sp. BMG111209 DNA segment encodes these proteins:
- a CDS encoding TetR/AcrR family transcriptional regulator — protein MFGQAEVMSPATPTPADWSDRRADARRNHERIVAAALEIFSEKGLQATVPEVAARAGVGKATVYRSYPTKADLVRAVADQELEWLRTRLAAIAEDDDPYTALRDFVGDASERLARQQMLLIEVMPRDDPRNTDSESNRMLQRIIDAARERGQVRADVTPLDLRILVGGYARILLDLGIRDPAQWRRYAELVMAALRP, from the coding sequence GTGTTCGGGCAAGCTGAGGTGATGTCCCCGGCCACCCCCACCCCCGCCGACTGGTCCGATCGCCGCGCGGACGCCCGCCGCAACCACGAACGTATCGTCGCCGCCGCTCTGGAGATCTTCTCCGAGAAGGGTTTACAGGCGACGGTGCCGGAGGTGGCGGCGCGGGCCGGGGTGGGCAAGGCCACCGTCTATCGCAGCTACCCCACCAAGGCCGATCTGGTCCGGGCCGTCGCGGATCAGGAACTGGAGTGGCTGCGGACCCGGCTCGCGGCGATCGCCGAGGACGACGATCCGTACACGGCCCTGCGTGATTTCGTGGGCGACGCCTCCGAACGGCTTGCCCGCCAGCAGATGTTGCTGATCGAGGTGATGCCCCGCGACGACCCGCGCAACACCGATTCCGAATCGAACCGGATGTTGCAGCGGATCATCGACGCGGCGCGCGAACGCGGGCAGGTGCGAGCGGATGTCACGCCGCTCGACCTGCGCATCCTCGTCGGCGGTTACGCACGCATCCTGCTGGATCTGGGTATCCGCGACCCGGCGCAGTGGCGCCGTTACGCCGAACTGGTGATGGCGGCGCTGCGCCCCTGA
- a CDS encoding MFS transporter, translating to MDGADVEHEERTGGGLLVLAVAAVAYSLAQTAVVPGLSQLTKALHTSAENVSWVLTGYLVSAAILTPVGGRLGDMFGKRRVLALAMAAFTVGSVVAALSGNIWVLVVARVVQGAGGCVFPLCFGIISDAFPAERRAGALGLISAIAGIGAGGGLLMGGLLLDHASWRWIFWAGAVMAGLAALGTLRLPESTRRAPGRVDLVGALILAVGLTAPLIALTRTTKWGWSDARVIGLIAGGLVVLVFFGWFESRIAEPLVNVRLLARPVVLGTNVATALIGFGMFGAFVLIPQIAETPAASGYGFGMNATGAGLLLLPACLVMLVTGGVSGRVGMRLGPRTPLVIGLLIAVAGLAVLAGAHHNRWVVLTLCAVVFGGIGLGMAAVPNLIVGAVPPEATGETTGVNALVRSVGSSVGSQVAATVLAGSVTAANVLPTDSAFTEAFWLGAGGTAFAALAALLIPRERRGADVGQALLDADTPVSDADGVRAS from the coding sequence ATGGACGGTGCGGACGTGGAGCACGAGGAGCGGACCGGAGGCGGTCTGCTGGTGCTGGCGGTGGCGGCGGTCGCCTACTCGCTGGCGCAGACGGCGGTGGTGCCCGGCCTGAGCCAGCTGACGAAGGCACTGCACACCTCCGCGGAGAACGTCTCCTGGGTGCTCACCGGATATCTGGTGTCCGCGGCGATCCTCACCCCGGTCGGCGGCCGGCTCGGCGACATGTTCGGCAAACGCCGCGTGCTGGCGCTCGCGATGGCCGCGTTCACCGTCGGCAGCGTGGTCGCCGCGCTGTCGGGCAACATCTGGGTGCTGGTCGTGGCCCGGGTGGTGCAGGGTGCGGGCGGCTGCGTGTTCCCGTTGTGCTTCGGCATCATCAGCGACGCCTTCCCGGCCGAGCGCCGGGCCGGGGCGCTCGGGCTGATCTCCGCGATCGCGGGTATCGGCGCCGGTGGCGGTCTGCTGATGGGCGGCCTGCTGCTGGATCACGCCTCGTGGCGCTGGATCTTCTGGGCCGGTGCGGTCATGGCGGGCCTGGCCGCACTGGGCACGCTGCGGCTGCCGGAATCCACCAGGCGCGCACCGGGCCGGGTGGATCTGGTCGGCGCGCTGATCCTCGCGGTCGGGCTCACGGCGCCGCTGATCGCCTTGACCCGCACCACCAAATGGGGTTGGAGCGATGCGCGGGTTATCGGCCTGATCGCCGGCGGCCTGGTGGTGCTGGTGTTCTTCGGCTGGTTCGAGAGCCGGATCGCGGAACCGCTGGTGAACGTCCGGCTGCTGGCCCGTCCGGTCGTGCTCGGCACCAATGTCGCCACCGCACTCATCGGTTTCGGCATGTTCGGCGCGTTCGTGCTGATCCCCCAGATCGCCGAGACCCCGGCGGCGTCCGGTTACGGCTTCGGCATGAACGCCACCGGCGCCGGCCTGCTGTTGCTGCCCGCCTGCCTGGTGATGCTGGTGACCGGCGGGGTGTCCGGCCGGGTCGGGATGCGCCTGGGTCCGCGCACCCCACTGGTGATCGGGCTGCTGATCGCGGTGGCCGGGCTGGCGGTGCTCGCGGGCGCTCATCACAACCGGTGGGTGGTCCTCACGTTGTGTGCGGTGGTGTTCGGCGGGATCGGCCTGGGCATGGCGGCGGTGCCGAATCTGATCGTCGGCGCGGTGCCGCCGGAGGCGACCGGCGAGACGACCGGTGTCAACGCACTGGTTCGTTCGGTGGGTTCCTCGGTCGGCTCCCAGGTCGCGGCGACCGTACTGGCCGGCAGCGTCACCGCGGCCAACGTGCTGCCCACCGATTCCGCATTCACCGAGGCGTTCTGGCTCGGCGCCGGCGGTACCGCCTTCGCGGCCCTGGCCGCGTTGCTGATTCCCCGCGAACGTCGCGGCGCGGACGTCGGGCAGGCCCTGCTCGACGCGGACACCCCGGTCTCCGATGCGGACGGTGTTCGGGCAAGCTGA
- a CDS encoding sigma-70 family RNA polymerase sigma factor, which produces MRTTAEHNGTNDLLARARAGDGAAFGTLVEPYRRELHVHCYRMVGSVQDAEDLVQETLLAAWNGLAGFEARASLRAWLYRIATNRSLNALRAHQRRTPPAGSHLPEPTRRTMVTWLEPYPDDLLDGLPAAEPGPEARFERKESVSLAFIAAAQALPPRQRAVLVLRDVLGYSARETAATLDTTEPSVNSALQRARSALGDLTGSEAPSPRERELADRFADAFTGGDVDAIVELLTADAWLRMPPLPLEYQGHAAIGDFLRTVVFRDAPRFRMIPTRANGQPAYGVYVYDPMGGPAHAHGLDVLTVTDRGITAVTHFTDTGGLRHFGLPRTLHD; this is translated from the coding sequence GTGAGGACGACCGCCGAGCACAACGGCACGAACGACCTGCTGGCCCGCGCGCGGGCCGGGGACGGCGCCGCGTTCGGGACGCTGGTCGAGCCCTACCGGCGCGAACTGCACGTGCACTGCTACCGGATGGTCGGTTCTGTCCAGGATGCCGAGGATCTGGTCCAGGAAACGCTGCTGGCCGCGTGGAACGGGTTGGCCGGATTCGAGGCGCGCGCGTCGCTGCGGGCCTGGCTCTACCGGATCGCCACCAACCGCAGCCTCAACGCGCTGCGGGCGCATCAGCGCCGCACGCCCCCCGCCGGATCGCATCTGCCCGAACCGACCCGGCGGACGATGGTGACCTGGCTCGAGCCCTATCCGGACGATCTGCTCGACGGCCTGCCCGCCGCCGAACCCGGACCCGAGGCTCGATTCGAGCGCAAGGAATCCGTCTCGCTGGCGTTCATCGCCGCCGCGCAGGCGCTACCGCCGCGGCAGCGGGCGGTGCTGGTCCTGCGCGATGTCCTCGGATACAGCGCCCGCGAGACCGCGGCGACCCTCGACACCACCGAACCCTCGGTCAACAGCGCGTTGCAGCGCGCGCGGTCCGCACTCGGCGATCTCACCGGCTCCGAGGCGCCCTCCCCGCGCGAGCGCGAACTCGCCGACCGGTTCGCGGACGCGTTCACCGGCGGCGATGTGGATGCCATCGTCGAGTTGCTCACCGCGGACGCCTGGCTGCGCATGCCGCCGCTGCCGCTCGAGTACCAGGGCCACGCCGCGATCGGCGATTTCCTGCGCACGGTCGTCTTCCGCGACGCGCCGCGGTTCCGGATGATCCCGACCCGCGCGAACGGCCAGCCGGCGTACGGGGTCTACGTGTACGACCCGATGGGCGGCCCGGCCCACGCCCACGGTCTGGACGTACTGACCGTCACCGACCGCGGGATCACCGCCGTCACCCATTTCACGGACACCGGCGGCCTGCGGCACTTCGGACTGCCCCGGACCCTGCACGACTGA
- a CDS encoding alpha/beta hydrolase domain-containing protein, translating to MAGPFEPQVRQGNEGLCGPGGPAASLSWKSLAGRGFRARRWGIALASVVCVLGLTVAAGPARVAAEPVAEVADPVVTGPVTGGAQGHPQLDAPFRVADQGYEAAEYFVSGTAKSFVADVPPAAYATRIVVYRPTDPARFSGNVVLEWANTTGQIDAPVEFMWSYPQIFATGDVYVQVSAQQAGVCGMGLPGGPGPAICTPISLKGWDPVRYRDLIHPGDRYADDIFSQTVRAIRHPGPVAPLAGLAARHVIAIGESQSAIALDNYIRSGADRAAGVVDGFVIDADGHTAEPGTYRVPTVTVWSEESARPDPVIAANHVTWSVAGAAHTDHWLLADATGWAGHSLLGAPLRTAAEQDAQEHAAGDYGQEGPGASLTCAGDDEFPRRYVVDAAIADVEDWLDTGTPAPDSPPLRFTGADRAPEPLPAIGNALAALTGAIDPELGGLDILGILGAPGALARDGDGNALGGLRLPPVSVPVAGYDGSACIAAGTTAPLTPDRLHRRYPTHADYVAQVVAATEEAVARRYLTVRDAVDFLGRACDSAIPDFGTTPAEQQPAECHHPESLPR from the coding sequence ATGGCCGGACCGTTCGAGCCGCAGGTACGTCAGGGGAACGAGGGGTTGTGCGGGCCGGGCGGTCCCGCTGCGTCGCTGTCGTGGAAGTCGTTGGCGGGCCGTGGATTTCGGGCGCGGCGGTGGGGGATCGCCCTGGCCTCGGTGGTGTGCGTGCTGGGGCTGACGGTTGCGGCGGGTCCGGCGCGGGTAGCGGCGGAGCCGGTCGCGGAGGTGGCGGATCCGGTGGTGACCGGGCCCGTCACCGGTGGCGCACAAGGACATCCGCAATTGGACGCGCCGTTCCGGGTGGCGGACCAGGGGTACGAGGCGGCCGAGTATTTCGTCTCCGGTACCGCGAAATCCTTCGTGGCGGATGTCCCGCCGGCGGCCTACGCGACCCGGATCGTCGTCTACCGGCCGACCGATCCGGCCCGGTTCAGCGGCAATGTGGTTCTGGAGTGGGCCAACACCACCGGGCAGATCGACGCACCCGTGGAATTCATGTGGTCCTACCCGCAGATCTTCGCCACCGGTGATGTCTATGTGCAGGTCAGTGCCCAGCAGGCGGGTGTGTGCGGGATGGGCCTGCCCGGTGGTCCCGGTCCCGCGATCTGCACCCCGATCTCGCTGAAGGGCTGGGATCCCGTGCGCTATCGCGATCTGATCCACCCCGGCGACCGTTACGCCGACGACATCTTCTCCCAGACCGTCCGGGCGATACGACATCCGGGCCCGGTCGCGCCGCTGGCCGGACTGGCCGCGCGGCACGTGATCGCGATCGGCGAATCGCAGTCGGCCATCGCGCTCGACAACTACATCCGGTCCGGAGCCGACCGTGCGGCCGGTGTCGTCGACGGGTTCGTGATCGATGCCGACGGACACACCGCCGAACCCGGGACATATCGGGTACCGACGGTGACCGTCTGGAGTGAGGAGTCCGCCCGGCCGGATCCCGTGATCGCGGCGAACCACGTCACCTGGTCGGTTGCGGGCGCGGCGCACACCGACCACTGGTTACTGGCCGATGCGACCGGATGGGCGGGCCACAGCCTGCTCGGCGCGCCGCTGCGCACGGCGGCGGAACAGGACGCACAGGAACACGCCGCGGGCGACTACGGCCAGGAGGGTCCCGGTGCGTCCCTGACCTGTGCCGGCGACGACGAATTCCCGCGCCGCTACGTGGTCGACGCGGCCATCGCCGACGTCGAGGACTGGCTCGATACCGGCACGCCCGCCCCGGACTCGCCGCCGCTGCGGTTCACCGGGGCCGACCGCGCGCCGGAACCGTTGCCTGCCATCGGTAACGCACTCGCTGCCCTGACCGGCGCCATCGACCCGGAGCTGGGCGGGCTCGACATCCTCGGCATCCTCGGCGCGCCCGGGGCACTCGCCCGTGACGGCGACGGGAACGCGCTCGGCGGCCTGCGCCTGCCGCCGGTCTCGGTCCCGGTGGCCGGTTACGACGGCAGCGCCTGTATCGCGGCCGGTACGACCGCTCCGCTGACACCCGATCGGCTGCACCGGCGATATCCCACCCACGCCGACTATGTCGCACAGGTCGTCGCGGCCACCGAGGAGGCCGTCGCCCGCCGCTACCTGACCGTCCGCGACGCAGTCGACTTCCTCGGGCGCGCTTGTGATTCCGCGATCCCCGACTTCGGGACCACCCCGGCGGAACAACAGCCCGCCGAGTGCCATCACCCGGAATCGTTGCCGCGCTGA
- a CDS encoding acyl-CoA dehydrogenase family protein, translating into MTRLAQTAGLTDVQTEILHTVRAFVNKEIVPHAQALEHSDTYPQEIVDGMRALGLFGLMIPEEYGGLGESLLTYALVVEEIARGWMSISGVINTHFIVAYMLRQHGTPEQRQHYLPRMATGEVRGAFSMSEPDLGSDVAAIRTRARRDGDDYVVDGTKMWLTNGGTSNLIALLARTDEGAEKPHRNLTTFLVDKPVGYGEVAPGLTIPGKIAKMGYKGVDTTEAVFAGFRIPADRVLGGVPGHGFAHMMDGIEVGRVNVSARACGIALRAFELAIDYAQQRRTFGKPIAEHQAISFKLAEMATKVEAAHLMMVNAARLKDAGHRNDVEAGMAKLIASEYCAEVTQESFRIHGGYGYSTEYEIERLMREAPFLLIGEGTSEIQKTIISRGLLREYRSPS; encoded by the coding sequence GTGACCCGCCTGGCCCAGACCGCCGGACTCACCGACGTCCAGACCGAGATCCTGCACACGGTGCGAGCGTTCGTGAACAAGGAGATCGTCCCCCACGCCCAGGCGCTCGAGCATTCCGACACCTATCCGCAGGAGATCGTCGACGGCATGCGGGCGCTGGGATTGTTCGGCCTGATGATCCCGGAGGAGTACGGCGGTCTGGGCGAATCGCTGCTGACGTACGCGCTCGTGGTGGAGGAGATCGCGCGCGGCTGGATGAGCATCTCCGGCGTGATCAACACGCATTTCATCGTCGCGTACATGCTGCGGCAGCACGGCACGCCGGAGCAGCGGCAGCACTATCTGCCGCGGATGGCGACCGGCGAGGTGCGCGGCGCCTTCTCCATGTCGGAACCGGATCTGGGCTCCGATGTGGCGGCGATCCGGACCCGTGCCCGCCGCGACGGCGACGATTACGTGGTGGACGGCACCAAGATGTGGCTGACCAACGGCGGCACCTCGAATCTCATCGCACTGCTGGCGCGTACCGACGAAGGCGCCGAGAAACCGCACCGGAATCTGACCACCTTCCTGGTCGACAAGCCCGTGGGTTACGGCGAGGTGGCGCCCGGCCTGACCATCCCCGGCAAGATCGCGAAGATGGGCTACAAGGGGGTCGACACCACCGAGGCGGTGTTCGCCGGATTCCGGATCCCCGCCGACCGCGTGCTCGGCGGGGTCCCCGGCCACGGCTTCGCGCACATGATGGACGGGATCGAGGTCGGCCGGGTCAACGTCTCCGCGCGTGCCTGCGGTATCGCGCTGCGCGCCTTCGAGCTGGCGATCGATTATGCCCAGCAGCGCAGGACCTTCGGCAAACCGATCGCCGAACATCAGGCCATCTCCTTCAAACTCGCCGAGATGGCCACGAAAGTGGAAGCGGCACATCTGATGATGGTCAACGCCGCCCGGCTCAAGGACGCCGGGCACCGCAACGACGTCGAGGCCGGCATGGCCAAGCTGATCGCCTCCGAATACTGCGCCGAGGTGACCCAGGAATCGTTCCGCATCCACGGCGGCTACGGCTACTCCACCGAATACGAGATCGAACGCCTCATGCGGGAGGCGCCGTTCCTGCTGATCGGCGAGGGCACCAGCGAGATCCAGAAGACCATCATCAGCCGCGGCCTGCTCCGCGAATATCGTTCCCCGAGCTGA
- a CDS encoding TetR/AcrR family transcriptional regulator — MTDPMGLRERKKVRLRETIAATAIRMFLESGFDGVSITDIARAAEVSRRTLFSYFPTKEDLVLQRFADHEDEAARTVRGRRPDQPPLDALRAALLEALRQRDPATGLNDDPEIIAFLRLVTDTESLAARLMRYTARGVDLLSDALCESGFEPLTARLVAAQVIAVQHELTFTNHAYLAEGQSAADRYPAAVRATEHAFDLLRDGLNSASPDRNHRPGKDIRRM; from the coding sequence ATGACCGATCCGATGGGCTTGCGGGAACGCAAGAAGGTGCGCCTGCGCGAGACGATCGCGGCCACGGCGATCCGGATGTTCCTGGAATCGGGCTTCGACGGCGTCTCGATCACCGATATCGCCCGGGCGGCGGAGGTCTCCCGGCGGACCCTGTTCTCGTACTTCCCGACGAAGGAGGACCTCGTCCTGCAACGGTTCGCCGACCACGAGGACGAGGCGGCCCGGACGGTCCGGGGGCGGCGGCCGGATCAGCCACCGCTGGACGCGTTGCGCGCGGCGCTGCTGGAGGCGTTGCGGCAGCGCGATCCGGCCACCGGCCTCAACGACGATCCGGAGATCATCGCCTTCCTCCGGTTGGTCACCGATACCGAGAGTCTGGCCGCGAGACTGATGCGCTACACCGCGCGCGGGGTGGACCTGTTGTCGGATGCGTTGTGCGAGAGCGGCTTCGAACCACTCACCGCGCGCCTGGTCGCCGCCCAGGTGATCGCGGTGCAGCACGAGCTCACCTTCACCAACCACGCGTACCTCGCCGAGGGGCAGTCCGCCGCGGATCGGTACCCGGCCGCGGTCCGCGCCACCGAGCATGCCTTCGATCTGCTTCGCGACGGCCTGAATTCGGCCTCGCCCGACCGGAATCACCGGCCGGGCAAGGATATTCGCCGAATGTGA
- a CDS encoding enoyl-CoA hydratase-related protein translates to MTETVEDPVVLFERVGEVAVLRLHRPDRLNAFTVRMRRELEAAFDRCDADDEIRAVVLTGSGRAYCAGADLGAGGDSFVLEPSDGEAPPDEGGLASLRIFRSTKPVVVAVNGPAVGVGVTSTLPADIRIASEAARFGFVFTRRGLVPEACSSWFLPRIVGIATALEWTLSGRLIDAQEALAKGLVREVVPQEKVVERGIELARGLVSGTAPVSVALTRRMLWSMLGAEGPEVAHRVESRGIYERGRSADIREGVEAFLAKREPHFVDRVSDGLPDLFGQ, encoded by the coding sequence GTGACTGAGACGGTAGAAGATCCGGTGGTGCTGTTCGAGCGTGTCGGTGAGGTGGCGGTGTTGCGCCTGCATCGGCCGGATCGGTTGAACGCGTTCACCGTACGGATGCGCAGGGAGCTGGAGGCGGCGTTCGATCGGTGTGACGCCGACGACGAGATCCGGGCGGTGGTACTGACCGGTTCCGGGCGCGCCTATTGCGCCGGTGCCGATCTCGGCGCAGGCGGCGACAGTTTCGTGCTGGAGCCGTCCGACGGTGAGGCTCCGCCGGACGAAGGCGGGTTGGCGTCGTTGCGGATCTTCCGGTCCACCAAGCCGGTGGTGGTGGCGGTCAATGGTCCCGCGGTGGGGGTGGGGGTGACCAGTACGCTGCCCGCCGATATTCGGATCGCTTCGGAGGCGGCGCGTTTCGGGTTCGTGTTCACGCGTCGTGGTTTGGTGCCGGAGGCGTGTTCGTCGTGGTTTCTGCCGCGGATCGTGGGTATCGCGACGGCGTTGGAGTGGACGTTGAGTGGCCGGTTGATCGACGCGCAGGAGGCGCTGGCGAAAGGTCTTGTGCGGGAAGTGGTTCCGCAGGAGAAGGTGGTGGAGCGGGGGATCGAGTTGGCGCGTGGTCTGGTGTCGGGGACCGCGCCGGTGTCGGTGGCGTTGACGCGTCGGATGTTGTGGTCGATGCTCGGCGCGGAGGGTCCGGAGGTCGCGCACCGGGTGGAGTCGCGGGGAATCTACGAGCGTGGTCGTTCGGCCGACATCCGTGAGGGTGTGGAGGCGTTCCTGGCGAAGCGGGAGCCACACTTCGTCGACCGGGTTTCCGACGGACTGCCGGACCTGTTCGGGCAGTAG
- a CDS encoding DoxX family protein — MLRRIAHPMLAADSIVGGVDALLDPEPRVRAVADLVQRGEKSLPPKVAAYLPGDATRVVRINAVVRISGGVLLAMGRMPRLSVILLAVTAVPTAVSEHDFWNEQDRDRRGAKRAGFLKQVSLFGGLLIASTDRAGKPSLTWRGRRAAARLKGNTAPWREHLAEAAELATERGPELGAALLHRGERLAEAARSGGENLAGTTHDLGVRAGSVAADRAGYLLDTTRDRGGDLLDTARDRGGDLFGSARDRGGDLLETTRDRGGDLLGTARDRSGDLLDTARDRGGDLLDTVRDRGGDLLDTARDRGGDLIDTARERGGDLLGSARDRGGRLTGAARDAVGRAR, encoded by the coding sequence ATGCTCCGGCGTATTGCCCACCCGATGCTGGCGGCCGATTCCATCGTCGGCGGGGTGGATGCGCTGCTCGATCCCGAGCCGCGGGTACGCGCCGTGGCCGACCTCGTGCAGCGCGGAGAGAAGTCATTGCCGCCCAAGGTGGCGGCGTATCTGCCCGGCGATGCCACGCGAGTGGTCCGGATCAACGCGGTCGTCCGGATCAGCGGCGGGGTCCTGCTGGCGATGGGCAGAATGCCCCGCCTGTCGGTGATCCTGCTGGCCGTCACGGCCGTGCCGACCGCGGTGTCCGAACACGATTTCTGGAACGAACAGGACCGGGACCGGCGGGGCGCCAAGCGCGCGGGATTCCTGAAGCAGGTCAGCCTGTTCGGCGGTCTGCTGATCGCGTCGACCGATCGCGCGGGCAAGCCGTCGCTGACATGGCGGGGGCGGCGGGCCGCGGCCCGGTTGAAGGGCAATACCGCGCCGTGGCGCGAACATCTGGCCGAGGCGGCCGAACTGGCCACCGAACGCGGGCCGGAACTCGGTGCGGCCCTGCTGCATCGGGGCGAACGGCTCGCCGAGGCCGCCCGCAGCGGCGGTGAGAACCTCGCCGGGACGACCCATGATCTCGGTGTCCGTGCGGGCAGTGTGGCCGCCGATCGTGCCGGATACCTGCTCGACACCACCCGGGACCGGGGTGGCGATCTGCTGGATACCGCCCGGGATCGGGGCGGTGACCTGTTCGGATCCGCGCGCGATCGGGGCGGCGACCTGCTCGAGACCACTCGGGACCGCGGCGGGGATCTGCTCGGTACCGCCCGGGATCGCAGCGGGGATCTGCTCGACACCGCCCGCGACCGGGGTGGGGATCTGCTCGACACCGTGCGGGATCGCGGGGGCGATCTGCTCGACACCGCCCGCGATCGCGGCGGTGACCTGATCGATACCGCCCGGGAACGCGGCGGGGATCTGCTCGGCAGTGCGCGTGATCGCGGGGGCCGGCTCACCGGCGCCGCCCGCGACGCCGTGGGCCGGGCACGCTGA
- a CDS encoding SDR family oxidoreductase: MRNSNTTTVVGASRGLGRAVATAFAGLGGRVVAVARDEAGLAELTATVPGIRAEVADGGAKGTAERVLERYEPDTVVLVAGAVPHMAPLDRQTWESFSLNWESDVRIAFLWSCAALLRPLRPGSRVIVVSSGAAVGGSPLSGGYAGAKATQRFITAYANGESARTGLGIDFTTVLPRPVPDTAIGQAAVSAYAARDGLSEQAYVDRLGGLLTPESVGTSLIELARTESAELGESYLLSAAGLKQLA, encoded by the coding sequence ATGAGGAATTCGAACACCACCACCGTCGTCGGCGCGTCACGCGGTCTCGGGCGTGCCGTCGCCACCGCATTCGCCGGACTCGGCGGCCGCGTCGTCGCCGTGGCCCGCGACGAGGCCGGACTCGCCGAACTCACCGCGACGGTACCCGGCATCCGCGCCGAGGTCGCCGACGGCGGCGCGAAGGGCACCGCGGAACGAGTGCTCGAGCGGTACGAACCGGACACCGTCGTACTGGTCGCGGGCGCCGTCCCGCATATGGCGCCGCTGGACCGGCAGACCTGGGAGTCGTTCTCGCTGAACTGGGAATCCGATGTCCGCATCGCGTTCCTGTGGTCGTGCGCGGCCCTGTTGCGGCCCCTGCGGCCCGGCAGCCGGGTGATCGTGGTCAGCAGCGGCGCCGCAGTGGGCGGTTCACCGCTGAGCGGCGGATACGCGGGCGCGAAGGCCACCCAGCGATTCATCACCGCCTACGCGAACGGCGAATCGGCGCGTACCGGACTCGGCATCGACTTCACCACCGTGTTGCCCCGGCCCGTACCGGATACGGCCATCGGACAGGCCGCGGTGAGCGCGTACGCGGCCCGCGACGGTCTCTCCGAACAGGCGTACGTGGATCGGCTCGGGGGCCTGCTCACCCCCGAGTCCGTGGGAACCTCGCTGATCGAACTGGCCCGCACCGAATCCGCCGAACTCGGCGAGAGCTATCTGCTGAGTGCCGCGGGCCTGAAGCAACTCGCGTAG
- a CDS encoding FAD-dependent monooxygenase: METEVIVVGAGPTGLMLAAELTLAGVPVVVLEKERTRNPQSRAGGLQPRTAEVLDLRGLLDPLLDRAVPRGEFGGHFAGLPVELDCRPWRTRHPYPVSVPQARLEDFLEQRLIGRGVPVLRGHEVSAIEQDADGVTAGDVRGRYLVACDGGHSTVRKLLAVPFPGTAGRMSAVVADITLAARSASVPTGSEHFSRYITSAGGYFSILHPIEGELYRMIFGRLAGGAPGREVPVAADEIREALRAVYGPGTELGELRAASRFGDAVRQVERYREGRVFFAGDAAHIHLPIGGQGVNLGIQDAVNLGWKLAAAIHGWAPDGLLDSYHAERHPVAARVLHLTRAQGVLLNPGRDEDVAALRDVVTDLLRTPDANRLVSGMMSGLDIEYPGVGPRMIDLDLTTADGQVRTSRLLHSGRGVLLSCDGKPRSIDAWADRVDHVTAETDEDIDAVLIRPDGYIAWSAAGSQPLEAALTRWFG; this comes from the coding sequence GTGGAGACCGAGGTGATCGTGGTCGGGGCCGGTCCGACCGGGCTGATGCTGGCCGCCGAACTGACGCTGGCCGGCGTGCCGGTCGTCGTCCTGGAGAAGGAGCGCACCCGCAACCCGCAGTCCCGGGCCGGTGGGCTCCAGCCGCGCACCGCCGAGGTGCTCGACCTGCGCGGGTTGCTGGATCCGCTGCTCGACCGCGCGGTTCCCCGTGGCGAATTCGGTGGGCACTTCGCCGGACTCCCCGTCGAACTCGACTGCCGGCCGTGGCGGACCCGGCACCCGTATCCGGTCTCGGTCCCGCAGGCCCGGCTCGAGGACTTCCTCGAACAACGCCTGATCGGCCGGGGTGTGCCGGTGTTGCGCGGACACGAGGTGTCGGCGATCGAGCAGGATGCCGACGGCGTCACCGCCGGTGATGTCCGCGGTCGCTATCTTGTCGCGTGCGACGGCGGGCACAGTACGGTTCGCAAACTCCTCGCCGTCCCCTTCCCCGGAACCGCGGGCAGAATGTCGGCGGTCGTCGCGGACATCACCCTCGCGGCCCGATCCGCGTCCGTCCCCACCGGTTCCGAACATTTCAGCCGCTACATCACCTCGGCCGGTGGATACTTCAGCATCCTGCACCCCATCGAGGGCGAGCTGTACCGGATGATCTTCGGCAGGCTCGCCGGGGGAGCGCCGGGCCGCGAGGTACCCGTCGCCGCCGACGAGATCCGCGAGGCGCTGCGGGCGGTGTACGGACCCGGGACCGAATTGGGTGAACTGCGCGCGGCATCCCGGTTCGGCGACGCCGTCCGGCAGGTCGAGCGCTACCGGGAGGGCCGGGTGTTCTTCGCGGGGGACGCGGCCCACATCCACCTGCCGATCGGCGGACAGGGCGTCAACCTCGGCATTCAGGACGCCGTCAACCTGGGCTGGAAACTCGCGGCGGCGATCCACGGGTGGGCGCCGGACGGATTGCTCGACAGCTACCACGCCGAGCGGCATCCCGTCGCCGCGCGGGTGCTGCATCTGACCCGCGCACAGGGCGTCCTGCTGAACCCGGGCCGGGACGAGGATGTCGCCGCCCTCCGCGACGTGGTCACCGACCTGCTCCGCACACCCGATGCCAATCGCCTGGTCTCGGGCATGATGTCGGGTCTGGACATCGAATATCCGGGCGTCGGCCCGCGCATGATCGACCTGGACCTGACCACCGCGGACGGCCAGGTCCGGACGAGCCGGTTGCTGCATTCCGGCCGCGGTGTGCTGCTGTCCTGCGACGGTAAGCCCAGGTCGATCGACGCCTGGGCCGACCGCGTCGACCACGTCACGGCCGAGACCGACGAGGACATCGACGCCGTCCTGATCCGGCCCGATGGCTACATCGCCTGGTCCGCGGCCGGTTCGCAACCGCTCGAGGCCGCCCTCACACGGTGGTTCGGATGA